The following proteins are encoded in a genomic region of Thiomonas sp. X19:
- a CDS encoding aminopeptidase P N-terminal domain-containing protein, producing the protein MNPPALQLLERCAERRARLAAHMAQAGGGVAIVPTAPEVMRNRDADFPYRHDSYFYYLTGFTEPQSLLVLTVQADGSHQATLFCREKDAEREIWDGFRFGPEAAKEAFGFDAALPIAQRDAALPPFLADRPAVWWPFAIHAGFETQVEGWLAAVRAQARAGRRAPAAQYDLCAVLDDMRLFKDDFELAVMRRAAAISAQGHRRAMRRSAEGSRAAPTGGLREYHLEAELLYAFRAGGAQAPAYGSIVAAGANACILHYRAADATLPPGSLCLIDAACELDGYASDITRTFPVDGRFSGAQRALYDIVLQAQHAALDATRAGRRFNDPHDAALRVLAQGLLDTGLIARDTAPDVDAVLATGAYRRFYMHRTSHWMGMDVHDCGDYTEPGEAPQPQADGSAKPASRILRPGMVLTIEPGLYVRAADDIPAAFHDIGIRIEDDVVVRDGGAACEVLTHAAPKAVAEIEDLMRV; encoded by the coding sequence ATGAACCCACCCGCCCTCCAACTGCTCGAGCGCTGCGCCGAGCGTCGCGCCCGACTGGCGGCGCACATGGCGCAAGCTGGCGGCGGCGTGGCCATCGTACCCACCGCGCCGGAAGTCATGCGCAACCGCGACGCCGACTTTCCCTACCGTCACGACAGCTACTTCTACTACCTCACCGGCTTCACCGAGCCCCAAAGCCTGCTGGTGCTCACCGTGCAGGCCGATGGCAGCCACCAGGCCACGCTGTTCTGCCGCGAGAAAGACGCCGAACGCGAAATCTGGGACGGCTTCCGCTTCGGCCCCGAGGCGGCGAAGGAAGCCTTCGGTTTCGACGCCGCCTTGCCCATTGCCCAGCGCGACGCCGCGCTGCCGCCCTTCCTTGCCGACCGGCCTGCGGTGTGGTGGCCGTTCGCCATCCACGCCGGCTTCGAGACCCAGGTGGAGGGCTGGCTGGCCGCCGTGCGCGCCCAGGCCCGCGCCGGCCGCCGTGCGCCCGCCGCGCAGTACGATCTGTGCGCCGTGCTCGACGACATGCGCCTGTTCAAGGACGACTTTGAGCTGGCCGTGATGCGCCGCGCCGCCGCCATCTCGGCGCAAGGCCACCGCCGCGCCATGCGCCGCTCGGCCGAAGGCAGTCGCGCAGCGCCGACCGGTGGCCTGCGCGAATACCACCTCGAAGCCGAGCTGCTGTACGCCTTCCGTGCCGGCGGGGCGCAGGCGCCGGCCTACGGCAGCATCGTCGCCGCCGGGGCCAATGCCTGCATCCTGCATTACCGCGCGGCCGATGCCACGCTTCCGCCCGGCAGCCTGTGCCTGATCGACGCCGCCTGCGAACTCGACGGCTACGCCAGCGACATCACCCGCACCTTTCCGGTGGATGGGCGTTTCAGCGGCGCGCAGCGCGCGCTGTACGACATCGTGCTCCAGGCGCAGCACGCCGCGCTGGACGCCACGCGCGCCGGACGGCGCTTCAACGACCCGCACGACGCCGCGCTGCGCGTGCTGGCGCAAGGCCTGCTCGACACCGGCCTGATCGCCCGCGACACCGCGCCCGACGTCGACGCCGTGCTCGCCACCGGCGCCTACCGCCGCTTCTACATGCACCGCACCAGCCACTGGATGGGCATGGACGTGCACGACTGCGGCGACTACACCGAACCGGGCGAGGCGCCGCAGCCGCAAGCCGACGGCAGCGCCAAGCCCGCCTCGCGCATCCTGCGCCCGGGCATGGTGCTGACCATCGAGCCCGGCCTGTACGTGCGCGCGGCCGACGACATTCCGGCCGCTTTCCACGACATCGGCATCCGCATCGAGGACGATGTCGTGGTGCGCGATGGCGGCGCGGCCTGCGAGGTGCTGACCCACGCCGCGCCCAAGGCCGTGGCCGAGATCGAAGACCTGATGCGCGTGTGA
- a CDS encoding aminoglycoside phosphotransferase family protein: MPQPHPLQSTPQTPVVPADARLQALHAWLATAPSGMQVDVASLQPASSDASFRRYFRVQFAAPAAGSCIVMDAPPPQENIRPFLQVDALLRAGGISAPQVLASDAQQGFILLSDLGCTTYLQALQAARAAGDMPRCLALMLDAMDTLVRLQALPAPELPAYDATRLRTELELFPHWYVGQHLGATLSADEQAGLQQVFGALLANNMAQPQVLVHRDYHSRNLMLLDAGQEQGNPGVLDFQDAVIGPITYDLASLLRDAYIAWPEEQQLDWAIRYWERARKAALPVDADFSVFYRDFEWMGLQRHLKVLGIFARLWHRDGKAQYLDHLPMVLAYARATAARYHDFNPLMRLLDRLQGVQPRTAYTF; the protein is encoded by the coding sequence ATGCCACAGCCGCACCCCTTGCAGTCCACGCCCCAGACACCCGTCGTCCCAGCGGATGCCCGTCTGCAAGCCCTGCACGCCTGGCTCGCCACCGCCCCCAGCGGCATGCAGGTCGATGTCGCCAGCCTGCAACCCGCCTCCAGCGATGCCAGTTTTCGGCGTTATTTCCGCGTGCAGTTCGCGGCGCCCGCAGCGGGCAGTTGCATCGTGATGGACGCGCCGCCGCCGCAGGAAAACATTCGCCCCTTCCTGCAGGTGGACGCGCTGCTGCGCGCCGGCGGCATCTCTGCCCCGCAGGTGCTGGCGAGCGATGCGCAGCAGGGTTTCATCCTGCTGTCCGACCTGGGCTGCACCACCTATCTGCAGGCGCTGCAAGCCGCGCGCGCGGCTGGCGACATGCCGCGCTGCCTGGCGCTGATGCTCGACGCGATGGACACGCTCGTGCGCCTGCAAGCCCTCCCCGCGCCCGAGCTGCCCGCCTACGACGCGACGCGGCTGCGCACCGAGCTCGAACTCTTTCCCCACTGGTATGTGGGACAGCACCTGGGCGCCACGCTCAGCGCCGATGAGCAGGCCGGTCTGCAGCAGGTGTTCGGCGCCCTGCTGGCCAACAACATGGCGCAACCGCAGGTGCTGGTGCACCGCGACTATCACAGCCGCAACCTCATGCTGCTGGACGCGGGCCAGGAGCAGGGCAACCCCGGTGTGCTCGACTTCCAGGACGCGGTCATCGGCCCCATCACCTACGACCTCGCCTCGCTCTTGCGCGACGCCTACATCGCCTGGCCCGAAGAGCAGCAGCTCGACTGGGCGATTCGCTACTGGGAGCGCGCGCGCAAGGCCGCCCTGCCGGTGGACGCCGACTTCTCCGTCTTCTACCGCGACTTCGAGTGGATGGGCCTGCAGCGCCACCTCAAGGTGCTGGGCATCTTCGCCCGGCTGTGGCACCGCGACGGCAAGGCGCAATACCTGGACCACCTGCCCATGGTGCTAGCCTACGCCCGCGCCACCGCGGCGCGCTATCACGACTTCAACCCCCTGATGCGCCTGCTGGACCGGCTGCAGGGCGTACAGCCGCGCACCGCCTACACGTTTTGA
- a CDS encoding FAD-dependent monooxygenase — protein sequence MAAMTQLGPARTSQATSASAAPLRIAIIGAGPVGLSVALQLHQLGAALQVAVFDALPDAAAALADPRVLALSEGSRQLLAAIGAWPEQAATAIRRIHVSQVAPGLAALPRVMLQADDTELPALGYTVRYGELLAALQAAARHAGIHVQYGRAVQAVPDADGGHVHLVHQGAAATSSQGETGEAIDTPTATLPPPSTADAASPTHAASASQPAPASAAPGYDLAILAEGGAFHTQPARALRRDYGQQALVGRVRCDRPHAGLAVERFTPGGPVALLPRGADYALVWCAPPAGAEAIRQLDAAAQIAALQALLPAICGRVTALQMAGSYPLGLNAQWRARQGRVVQLGNAAQTLHPVAGQGLNLGLRDAATLARALASPTTAATPTPADLDAMLRRYDRNRLPDRAVLLGLTDLLARGFTWQTPGAAALRAASLAALTLLPPLRRELQERMVFGWR from the coding sequence ATGGCCGCGATGACCCAGCTCGGACCTGCGCGCACGAGTCAGGCGACGTCCGCCAGCGCCGCCCCGCTGCGCATCGCCATCATCGGCGCCGGCCCTGTGGGCCTGAGCGTGGCGCTGCAACTGCATCAGCTGGGCGCAGCGCTCCAGGTCGCGGTGTTCGACGCCCTGCCCGACGCCGCTGCCGCGCTGGCCGACCCGCGCGTGCTGGCGCTGTCCGAAGGCAGCCGCCAGTTGCTCGCCGCCATCGGCGCCTGGCCGGAACAGGCCGCCACCGCCATCCGCCGCATTCATGTGTCGCAAGTCGCGCCTGGTCTGGCCGCGCTGCCGCGCGTCATGCTGCAGGCCGACGACACCGAGCTGCCCGCGCTGGGCTACACCGTGCGCTATGGCGAGCTGCTGGCCGCGCTGCAGGCTGCGGCGCGGCACGCCGGCATCCATGTGCAGTACGGCCGAGCCGTGCAGGCCGTGCCGGATGCCGATGGCGGTCACGTCCACCTCGTCCACCAGGGCGCTGCGGCCACGTCCTCCCAAGGCGAAACCGGGGAAGCCATCGACACACCCACTGCCACGCTGCCACCACCAAGCACGGCCGATGCAGCCTCCCCAACACACGCGGCAAGCGCGAGCCAACCTGCGCCTGCAAGCGCAGCGCCCGGCTACGACCTCGCCATCCTCGCCGAAGGCGGCGCCTTCCACACCCAGCCGGCGCGCGCCCTGCGGCGCGACTACGGCCAGCAGGCGCTGGTCGGCCGGGTGCGCTGCGACCGCCCACATGCAGGCCTGGCGGTCGAGCGTTTCACCCCGGGCGGCCCCGTGGCGCTGCTGCCGCGCGGGGCGGACTATGCCCTGGTGTGGTGTGCCCCGCCCGCCGGGGCCGAAGCCATCCGGCAGTTGGACGCAGCAGCGCAAATCGCCGCGCTGCAAGCCCTGCTGCCCGCCATCTGCGGCCGCGTCACCGCGCTGCAGATGGCCGGCAGCTACCCGCTGGGTCTCAACGCCCAGTGGCGCGCGCGCCAGGGCCGCGTCGTGCAACTCGGCAATGCCGCGCAAACCCTGCACCCGGTGGCCGGCCAAGGCCTGAACCTCGGCCTGCGCGACGCCGCAACCCTGGCACGAGCGCTCGCCTCTCCAACGACCGCTGCAACGCCAACCCCTGCCGACCTCGACGCCATGTTGCGGCGCTACGACCGCAACCGCCTGCCCGACCGCGCCGTCCTGCTCGGCCTCACCGACCTGCTGGCGCGCGGCTTCACCTGGCAAACCCCCGGCGCCGCCGCGCTACGCGCCGCCAGTCTCGCCGCGCTCACCCTGCTGCCACCGCTGCGGCGGGAGTTGCAGGAGCGCATGGTGTTCGGCTGGCGTTGA
- a CDS encoding SDR family oxidoreductase, with the protein MSDFSLPPLSPSFDLQAALHTPRRWLVTGSAGFIGSHLLEHLLLAGHGVVSLDNFATGHRSNLDEVRSKVGEAAWARHHFIEGDIVDPQTCQQACRGVDFVLHQAALGSVPRSLEDPLRTHAVNATGFLNMLVAARDAGCARFVFAASSSTYGDHPALPKVESVIGNPLSPYAVTKYLDELYASVFTRSYGMQTIGLRYFNVFGARQDPNGAYAAVIPNWARKISREEVCLINGDGETTRDFCFIANVVQANLRAALVPAQGAVHEIFNVAFGEQTTLNQLHGLLGENLQALMPNLKLLPPTYRDFRKGDVRHSLADIGKARSLLGYAPTHSVRQGLHEAMRWYVAPGVAYAA; encoded by the coding sequence ATGAGCGACTTCTCCCTGCCCCCGCTGTCCCCGTCCTTCGACCTGCAGGCCGCGCTGCACACGCCCCGGCGTTGGCTGGTCACCGGCAGCGCCGGGTTCATCGGCTCGCATCTGCTCGAACACCTGCTGCTTGCCGGTCACGGCGTGGTCAGCCTGGACAACTTCGCCACCGGCCACCGCAGCAACCTGGATGAGGTGCGCAGCAAGGTGGGCGAAGCCGCCTGGGCGCGCCATCACTTCATCGAGGGCGACATCGTCGACCCGCAAACCTGCCAGCAAGCCTGCCGCGGCGTCGATTTCGTGCTGCACCAGGCCGCACTCGGCTCGGTGCCGCGCTCGCTCGAAGACCCGCTGCGCACCCACGCCGTCAACGCCACCGGTTTTCTCAACATGCTGGTGGCCGCGCGCGATGCCGGCTGCGCCCGTTTCGTCTTTGCCGCATCCAGCTCCACCTACGGCGACCACCCGGCGCTGCCCAAGGTGGAGTCCGTGATCGGCAATCCGTTGTCACCCTATGCCGTGACCAAATACCTCGACGAACTGTACGCCAGCGTGTTCACCCGCAGCTACGGCATGCAGACCATCGGCTTGCGCTATTTCAACGTGTTCGGCGCACGCCAAGACCCGAACGGCGCCTACGCCGCAGTCATCCCCAACTGGGCGCGCAAAATCAGCCGGGAGGAAGTCTGCCTCATCAATGGCGATGGCGAGACCACACGCGACTTCTGCTTCATCGCCAATGTCGTCCAAGCCAATCTGCGCGCCGCTCTGGTCCCGGCGCAAGGCGCGGTGCATGAGATTTTCAACGTCGCGTTCGGCGAGCAAACCACGCTCAACCAACTCCACGGCCTGCTGGGTGAGAACCTGCAGGCACTGATGCCCAATCTGAAGCTATTGCCGCCCACCTACCGCGACTTTCGCAAGGGTGATGTGCGTCACTCCTTGGCCGACATCGGCAAAGCCCGAAGTCTGCTGGGCTACGCCCCCACCCACAGCGTGCGCCAAGGACTTCACGAGGCGATGCGGTGGTATGTCGCGCCTGGTGTGGCGTATGCAGCCTGA
- a CDS encoding class I SAM-dependent methyltransferase: protein MMDEIEIKEREKKFHDERFGQNVDPRSKLEIFYSITSASDLCFKGLVKKGFPFEGKILEYGCGTGGDFNLYKSLNCRLYGIDISDEAITKAQNRAEIDKIKAFYVAGDAEATKYESQYFDRVVGLGILHHLNLNRSLAELARITTPEGSCIFSEPLGHNPIINVFRKLTPKLRTPDEHPLRDVDFILMKNYFNQVNINYFYLISLLSFAFKKTRFFDAVYKSLVSLDDKIFKIFPGMGKYAWICIIELKSPKITNGSEIANNSPIKAE from the coding sequence ATGATGGATGAAATAGAGATAAAAGAGCGTGAGAAAAAATTTCACGACGAAAGATTTGGTCAGAATGTAGATCCTCGATCAAAATTAGAGATTTTTTACTCCATAACGTCTGCATCTGATCTTTGCTTTAAAGGCCTTGTAAAAAAGGGTTTTCCATTCGAGGGAAAAATTCTCGAATATGGCTGTGGTACAGGGGGCGACTTCAATTTATACAAATCGCTAAATTGTAGGCTCTATGGAATAGATATATCGGATGAGGCCATCACCAAGGCACAAAATAGGGCCGAAATTGATAAAATAAAGGCATTTTATGTTGCCGGCGACGCAGAGGCCACAAAATATGAATCTCAATATTTTGATCGTGTCGTTGGACTTGGTATTCTCCATCATTTAAATTTAAATCGGTCCTTGGCAGAGCTTGCCAGAATAACAACTCCGGAGGGTTCTTGTATTTTTTCTGAGCCTCTTGGGCATAATCCCATTATTAATGTTTTCAGGAAGTTGACACCAAAACTTCGAACGCCGGACGAGCACCCTTTAAGGGATGTTGATTTTATATTAATGAAAAATTATTTTAATCAAGTTAATATTAATTATTTTTATTTGATTAGCCTGTTATCCTTTGCGTTTAAGAAAACAAGATTTTTTGATGCGGTTTATAAATCGCTTGTTTCCCTGGATGACAAGATATTTAAGATTTTTCCGGGCATGGGCAAATATGCTTGGATATGCATTATTGAACTTAAGTCTCCGAAAATAACAAATGGCTCTGAAATTGCAAATAACTCACCTATCAAGGCAGAATAA
- a CDS encoding AraC family transcriptional regulator: protein MSNDQLPRIFIRTDEQARIPYFAVPPVASGGDTGSYAFEHRAVDAGSLGSHTFDAHVLMLPVGPDPVRFWSRLNGRPVSGLIEPGRFRFLAHGDTLATSWNAPLQGLFLTLPQALFAQALGDSVDTRPIELVSRLTPHEDRLLAHLLHAIQAYAMGQRLGGRLFEQSLLTAVAAHVSMTYGAGRRELLRGPSLPRWKQQRLRQFIQEHLSSDLNLNALAAMMNMSPYHLGRVFRATTGRTLWQFVLECRAKEAHRWIAAHPTLPLSKIAEACGFESYSQFIAVFRKFYGQRPSEFRRSL, encoded by the coding sequence ATGTCCAACGACCAGCTTCCACGGATTTTTATCCGCACGGACGAGCAGGCACGGATCCCCTATTTTGCTGTCCCGCCCGTAGCGAGCGGTGGGGACACTGGCTCCTATGCCTTCGAGCATCGCGCAGTGGATGCCGGCAGCCTGGGATCCCACACATTCGACGCCCATGTCCTGATGCTGCCGGTGGGGCCGGATCCGGTGCGATTCTGGAGCCGTCTCAATGGGCGCCCGGTCTCGGGCTTGATCGAGCCTGGACGCTTTCGCTTTCTTGCGCATGGCGACACGCTCGCGACATCGTGGAACGCGCCACTCCAGGGATTGTTTTTGACGCTGCCACAAGCCTTGTTTGCGCAGGCCCTCGGGGACAGCGTTGACACCCGGCCAATCGAATTGGTTTCCAGACTGACGCCCCATGAGGATCGGCTCTTGGCCCATCTGCTGCATGCGATCCAAGCCTACGCGATGGGGCAACGTCTGGGTGGGCGACTGTTTGAGCAGTCCTTGTTGACGGCGGTTGCGGCGCATGTCTCGATGACTTATGGCGCGGGCCGCCGGGAACTGTTGCGGGGTCCGAGCCTGCCGCGCTGGAAGCAACAGCGACTGCGGCAATTCATCCAAGAGCACTTGAGTTCGGATCTCAACCTGAATGCGCTTGCGGCCATGATGAACATGAGCCCTTACCACCTCGGGCGCGTGTTTCGCGCCACGACCGGCAGAACCCTCTGGCAATTTGTCCTGGAGTGTCGAGCCAAAGAGGCACATCGATGGATTGCCGCGCATCCCACCCTGCCGCTGTCCAAGATCGCCGAAGCCTGCGGGTTTGAGTCTTACTCGCAGTTCATCGCGGTGTTCAGGAAGTTCTACGGCCAGCGGCCTAGCGAATTCCGTCGCTCCCTGTGA
- a CDS encoding glycosyltransferase, which produces MQLDTSMSGEPADAFMHQALRVDSLLHRCQSLRILSTLPYAKIVFWNDCVATHPLQGGRLSYLWRLITLAPKYDLVLLTGGERIDLIYLAIAGLLPWIKTPHVIADAHWQKAHGLLYALQYILLRMGGRLTAQVQPHSDEKIDIYHRIYGIPINRLHAVPWGSTLTGYDVSPASPEESGDYLLTGGLSFRDYETLFKAIVGMDVQLQVGLPSGAQADALIARWKHASNIHFYTDWSNARFIRKMAGCRLFVMPIVAGLTRSTADQTLVNAMHFGKIVIATDSIGPRIYIRNRVNGFLVPAGSVQAWREAIQDALSLPHADQQAMCGRAAYSAQVEFNESLRMIRTLEAALDRPAIARPVS; this is translated from the coding sequence GTGCAACTCGACACATCCATGTCTGGGGAACCAGCGGACGCGTTTATGCACCAGGCGTTACGCGTCGACTCACTGCTGCATCGTTGCCAAAGCTTGCGCATTTTGTCGACCCTTCCCTACGCGAAGATCGTGTTCTGGAACGACTGTGTCGCGACACATCCGCTGCAAGGTGGCCGGCTGAGTTATCTCTGGCGTCTGATCACACTGGCTCCAAAATACGATCTTGTGCTCTTAACTGGCGGCGAACGCATCGATTTGATCTATCTCGCCATTGCTGGCCTGCTGCCTTGGATTAAGACGCCGCATGTCATCGCCGATGCCCATTGGCAAAAGGCTCATGGCCTGCTGTATGCCTTGCAATACATTTTGCTCAGGATGGGTGGGCGTCTGACCGCTCAGGTGCAACCCCACTCGGATGAGAAGATCGACATTTATCACCGCATCTACGGCATCCCGATCAATCGTCTGCATGCGGTACCGTGGGGCTCGACCCTTACCGGCTACGACGTTTCACCGGCTTCGCCCGAGGAAAGCGGAGACTATTTGCTGACGGGCGGCCTGTCATTCCGTGATTATGAAACCCTTTTCAAGGCCATCGTAGGCATGGACGTCCAGTTGCAGGTAGGCTTGCCATCTGGTGCGCAGGCGGACGCTTTGATTGCGCGTTGGAAGCACGCCTCCAATATACATTTTTACACCGATTGGAGTAATGCACGATTCATACGTAAGATGGCAGGCTGTCGCTTGTTCGTTATGCCTATCGTTGCTGGTTTGACACGCAGCACGGCTGATCAGACCCTTGTGAATGCCATGCATTTTGGCAAAATTGTCATCGCCACGGATTCGATCGGTCCGCGCATCTACATCCGTAATCGGGTCAACGGATTCTTGGTTCCCGCAGGGTCGGTGCAGGCTTGGCGCGAAGCGATCCAAGATGCGCTGAGCCTTCCACATGCCGATCAACAAGCTATGTGCGGGCGCGCTGCTTATAGCGCACAGGTTGAATTCAACGAGTCTCTGCGCATGATTCGAACTTTAGAAGCCGCTCTCGATAGGCCGGCGATCGCAAGACCTGTATCGTGA
- the murU gene encoding N-acetylmuramate alpha-1-phosphate uridylyltransferase MurU, whose product MRALILAAGRGQRMRPLTDHAPKPLLALAGKPIIVWQIERLRDAGIVDLVINLGWLGAQIPAALGDGRAFGVRIAYSEEPQDAYETGGGIATALPLLGGAGGAPFVVASGDIHTDFDYARLHAAAARIAAAPQTTSAHFVLTDNPPHHPQGDVALDASGRVRRDGLRLNYGNIGVFHPTLFASQPVRQAWTLFPWMFAEVDAGRVSGEHFRGAWHNLGTPEQLAVLDAGLRASAARC is encoded by the coding sequence ATGCGCGCCCTCATCCTCGCAGCCGGACGCGGCCAGCGCATGCGCCCGCTCACCGACCATGCCCCCAAGCCCTTGCTGGCGTTGGCGGGCAAGCCCATCATCGTCTGGCAGATCGAGCGCCTGCGGGACGCGGGCATCGTCGACCTGGTCATCAACCTCGGCTGGCTGGGCGCGCAAATTCCAGCGGCGCTGGGCGACGGCCGCGCCTTCGGCGTGCGCATCGCCTACTCCGAAGAACCGCAGGATGCGTACGAAACCGGTGGCGGCATCGCCACCGCGCTGCCGCTGCTCGGGGGCGCGGGCGGCGCCCCGTTCGTGGTGGCGAGTGGCGACATTCACACCGATTTCGACTACGCCCGGCTGCACGCCGCCGCCGCGCGCATCGCCGCCGCGCCGCAAACCACCTCGGCGCATTTCGTCCTCACCGACAACCCGCCACACCACCCGCAAGGCGATGTGGCGCTGGACGCCTCTGGCCGGGTGCGGCGCGACGGCCTGCGGCTCAACTACGGCAATATCGGCGTGTTCCACCCCACCCTGTTCGCCAGCCAGCCGGTGCGCCAGGCATGGACGCTGTTTCCCTGGATGTTTGCGGAAGTGGACGCCGGCCGGGTCAGCGGCGAGCACTTCCGCGGCGCCTGGCACAACCTCGGCACGCCCGAGCAGCTGGCCGTGCTCGACGCTGGACTGCGTGCTTCTGCAGCAAGGTGCTGA
- a CDS encoding IS1380-like element ISCARN34 family transposase: MGFGFRVKQLDYDLTPVAGLALVGHHLKRLDPLFKRLDAQWPCRGGLPPSTLMRSYVGLLAQSKSDFDAIEGFRGDRFFQEALGLVGVPSSPTLRQRLDAQAALWFDFTSQAIEALLRKSQPDYGLLPCGHVPLDIDTFAMDNSGTAKDGVSRTYAGVDGYCPLAAYLGTHGFCLEFALRPGAQHSASETTYNLETAVPMAQRLSTAGPKAPILVRMDAGFCSAALMADMQRCNRPGLPRVDVLIKWNPRKTDPLEVLRRQELEGGLLWQHPRAGKRVAVWEVAVQVEGIAHRLRRIVRITERTVDARGQQFLVPEIILEGWTTSLPKAISAEAIIDLYAGHATHEQFHAEFKTDMDLERLPSGKFDTNDLVCQLAALTMNVLRLMGQQGLLGPHAPVRHAARRRRLKTVIQELVIRAARVINHGGRLWLGLGANDKAARAFCDLHAQFAASG, encoded by the coding sequence ATGGGGTTTGGATTTCGCGTCAAGCAACTCGACTATGACCTGACGCCGGTGGCCGGTCTGGCCCTTGTCGGTCATCACCTCAAGCGCCTCGATCCTCTGTTCAAACGCCTGGATGCCCAGTGGCCTTGCCGCGGCGGACTGCCGCCCAGCACACTGATGCGCAGCTATGTTGGCTTGCTCGCGCAGAGCAAGAGCGACTTCGATGCCATCGAAGGCTTTCGAGGCGATCGTTTCTTCCAGGAGGCGCTGGGTCTGGTGGGTGTGCCGTCCTCGCCCACCCTGCGCCAGCGCCTGGATGCGCAGGCCGCCCTGTGGTTTGACTTCACCTCCCAGGCGATTGAAGCGCTGCTGCGCAAGAGCCAACCGGACTATGGTCTTTTGCCTTGCGGTCATGTGCCGCTGGACATCGACACCTTCGCGATGGACAACTCGGGCACAGCCAAGGATGGGGTGAGCCGCACCTACGCGGGGGTCGATGGCTACTGCCCGCTGGCGGCCTACCTGGGCACGCATGGGTTTTGCCTGGAGTTCGCCCTACGTCCGGGCGCGCAGCACTCGGCTTCGGAGACGACCTACAACCTCGAGACGGCCGTGCCCATGGCGCAGCGCCTGTCGACCGCAGGCCCCAAGGCGCCGATTCTCGTGCGCATGGATGCGGGGTTTTGCTCGGCCGCCTTGATGGCCGACATGCAGCGCTGCAACAGGCCAGGACTGCCCCGGGTCGATGTTCTGATCAAGTGGAATCCCCGCAAGACCGATCCTCTGGAGGTCTTGCGACGGCAGGAACTGGAAGGGGGTTTGTTGTGGCAGCATCCGCGCGCAGGCAAGCGCGTGGCGGTTTGGGAGGTGGCCGTGCAGGTCGAAGGCATCGCCCATCGCCTGCGCCGCATTGTGCGCATCACGGAGCGCACCGTCGATGCCCGTGGCCAGCAGTTTTTGGTCCCCGAGATCATCTTGGAGGGCTGGACGACAAGCTTGCCCAAGGCCATCAGCGCCGAGGCGATCATCGACCTGTACGCCGGGCACGCTACGCACGAGCAGTTCCATGCGGAATTCAAAACCGACATGGATCTGGAGCGACTGCCCTCGGGGAAGTTCGACACGAACGATCTTGTCTGCCAGCTTGCGGCCCTGACGATGAACGTGCTGCGCCTCATGGGGCAGCAAGGGCTGCTGGGGCCGCATGCACCGGTGCGCCATGCGGCCAGGCGACGGCGTCTGAAGACTGTGATCCAGGAACTTGTCATCCGCGCAGCACGCGTGATCAACCATGGCGGGCGGCTGTGGTTGGGACTGGGCGCCAACGACAAGGCAGCCCGTGCCTTTTGCGATCTGCATGCGCAGTTCGCCGCCAGCGGCTGA